The segment TTAGACTTCTATGCCAACGTCATCCACTGTAAGAGCCTGCCAAGTGTAGTGACTCCCCACAAAGACATAGACATCCTCATTGTTAGGGAGAACACAGAGGGAGAGTACAGCAGCCTGGAGCATGAGAGTGTTTCAGGCGTGGTGGAAAGCTTGAAGATCATCATCAAGGGCAAGCCCCTGGGCATCTCTGAGTATGCTTTCCTCCTGGCCCAGGAAACTGGGCACAAAAAAGTGACCACCATGCACAAGGCCAACATCATGAAACTGGAAGGTGGCTTCTTTCTCCAGTGCTGTAAGGATGTGGCTTCAGGCTATCCCAACATCACTTTTGAGACCATGATTGTGGATAACACCACAATGCAGCTAGTATCTCAGCCCCAGCAGTTTGATTTCATGGTGATGCCCACTCTTTATGGGACTATTGTAAATTATGTCTGCACTGGCCTAGTTAGAGGCCCCAGGCCTGTGACTGGAGGAAATCATGGACATGTGTATGCAGTGTTTGAGATGACAACTCAGAGCACAGTTAAAAGCATCGCCAATAAGAACATCACTAACCCTACAGCCACCCTGTTGGCCAGCTGCATGATGCTGGACGATCTGAAGCTCCACTCATATGCCACCTTGATTGGGAAAATTGTCCTGTCCTTGATGGACAATGAAAATATGCACAACCCACACATTGTGGGCCAAGGCACCACTTCAGAAGCGATCCAGGACATCATCTGTCACATCAAAGTCATCAATGAACGGACCATGGATGTCTACTCCGTGATGCCCTGCCAGCcaaatttccctccctcccacaccccCTCCAACTGCGATGCTTATTTATTGTCCTCTAATACCAGCTTATCAGAACATTAAGTCTACGGAGGGGGCTCCTCCTCCTTGATCCAGGTGTGCATTCATTTCCCCTTGCTTatctcataaaataaaaaaatatgtgtCTTCTTCCCCCCCAAAAGTGATAGTTTTACTGGTATGGTACAGAATAAGTAAACTACTTtgggtggaattgtcatttttattatattagcttagccAGTGATGTTGGTGAATTGATGTTTTCTATCTGACATTCTTTGTATGAACAGtattttctaattgtgttcatatagttccttggTCTGTCTTGGCAAGTagtctcccaaatattttataatgtctacggtaactttaaataaaatttattttcctgtttcttgtTATTGGGCTTCattaataatgtatataaatgtcTATGATTTATATGGGATTACTATATGTCTTGCAAGTTTGTTAAAGTTGTCAATTATTGCAAATAGTTTTTAcgtgattctctaggattctttaagtatcatcatatcattttttTTATGGTGTGTTGAAATTTATTagcatttaaaaaaggaaacattaaCATCagcattccatttttttaattccAAGATAATTCTAATTAGTTATCTCAAGATACTCTTAATTATTGTCAATTTGTCTCTATTAAatatcttctcttcttttttttattttttaatgtttaacaatcactgccatacaactgagattttatcccccccacacctacccccaactaccccctccctccccacgactgcatataattctgtataggttctacatatactttcctattgagtatattttcactatagtcatgctatgtagtcagactaaaataaatgaaagaaatcatttaacaaatcaaaacatgatacacaaaaacatacacatacacaaacatggtctgctacattttgcgaatgacttccatatttatttctctgagtgtggaaggcattttgccttgagaaccaccactgtttttttttttttttaagaagttcttgcgttattccgaaattccaggtctaccagaaaaaactctcgcacactgtggtcgttgctgtgcacaaagttctcctggttctgttcctttcactcagcatcaggtcatataagtccttccaggcctctctgaagtcttcttgttcatcatttcttatggcacaatagtactccattacattcatataccataatttattcagccattccccaattgatggacatccccttgacttccagttcatcatatcatttgaaaagaatgatagctttgttttttctttgcctattctaattctttcaatttcctttccttctcctattGCTAAAGCTCACATTTCTGGTACAGTTCTGAATAACAGAGGTggtaatggacatctttgttccacccctgatcttattggaaatgcttgtCAGCTTATACCCATTACATAGAATGTTTGCTGATGCTTTTAAGTACATGctaattatcattttaaggaaaactcagTTTATTCCTAAGCTCTCTATCCGTTATTGAccattaattcttaaattatgtcatacatctattttctaggtcaattattttttccagtaaggcattttacattttcttctattttttcattctatttatttttatctgacTTTTTTTAGATGTCTGATAGGATCATTAACTTCCACtacttaactttcatttttaagaaattcttttcttcatttagctttttaaatatcttttccatttgaccaattctttttTAGGAGTTTTTTATTTCAGtaggatttttttcccacttgatcagttcttttaattgttttcttcagtcaacatTTTGTCCTTCTTGTTCCAAGCTATTGGCTCTGTCCTGCATACTTCTcgtttcttttttccattttgtcttctacctctcttatttgacttttaaaatattttttggccTCTTATACGGCTTTTTGGACTATTATATCACACATTTTGGAAGATGTTGATCTGATCAAGGGGACTTTAAACTGAAATTTAAAGAAGATAATGGGGGAAATGTCTCACATTAAATTACAAGGACAGATACTAGAGAGGATAATCAATGTGACAAAGAGGATAATAGTAAGGAGATTCTAATAGGAGTGGAAAAGTAGAATTGtacatttaaaaagtacttttccTAAAATTCATTGGCATGACGGTGTAAACATATTTATATTTGCCAGTATTTGgataaagataaaagagaaagaaataaaaagggggCAGATATGTTTTATGAAGTGAAACTACTGGCCTCAATCAACTTGTGTCAGTTCTCTGAccattttgttattgatatggggaggtaaaaaaaaaaaaatcaaggatccATCAAAGGACCTTGTCTCCTACTTAAAGAATTCTGTCGCGATAGACTTAGGAAATGATGGTGCAA is part of the Notamacropus eugenii isolate mMacEug1 chromosome 3, mMacEug1.pri_v2, whole genome shotgun sequence genome and harbors:
- the LOC140532173 gene encoding isocitrate dehydrogenase [NAD] subunit gamma, mitochondrial-like → MATTVLTAGRSTVRVILKLGAMSHPWEQTILPSAKYGSQYTMTMIPGDGIGPELMLHIKSVFRHTCMPMDFEEVEVSSNADEEDICNAITAIRCIRVPLKGNIETNHNLPPSYKSCNNILCTSLDFYANVIHCKSLPSVVTPHKDIDILIVRENTEGEYSSLEHESVSGVVESLKIIIKGKPLGISEYAFLLAQETGHKKVTTMHKANIMKLEGGFFLQCCKDVASGYPNITFETMIVDNTTMQLVSQPQQFDFMVMPTLYGTIVNYVCTGLVRGPRPVTGGNHGHVYAVFEMTTQSTVKSIANKNITNPTATLLASCMMLDDLKLHSYATLIGKIVLSLMDNENMHNPHIVGQGTTSEAIQDIICHIKVINERTMDVYSVMPCQPNFPPSHTPSNCDAYLLSSNTSLSEH